The following proteins are encoded in a genomic region of Lytechinus variegatus isolate NC3 chromosome 7, Lvar_3.0, whole genome shotgun sequence:
- the LOC121418030 gene encoding retinal homeobox protein Rx1-like: MDTVSSDASATEPETEGKFGMLKRKRRKRTIITPEQLIKLEELYKQEQWPGRDRKEELAREIEMSSHFVNIWFQNKRSRLKKLAQEEEEIKAMKSRAKESSKCDKKIPLAPKRELKKDEENNAAGTSRLPPVISAPIQSMMPPVGGLPVFTITTKNGPGPASPVFTSLPQLAVPLIPQNTLFATVPQSACLQNHDKVMTPSAVTLPTLVRGTISGTARSKSVRLAATQLTSPDPPKRFRSTPGTTTFSVPSLLGSSYSCNDNVS, from the coding sequence ATGGATACCGTTTCATCTGATGCATCTGCAACTGAACCAGAAACTGAAGGAAAGTTTGGAATGTTAAAAcgtaaaagaaggaaaagaactATCATTACCCCGGAACAATTGATTAAGCTTGAAGAGCTTTACAAACAGGAGCAATGGCCGGGAAGGGATAGGAAAGAAGAACTTGCACGGGAGATCGAGATGTCTTCTCACTTTGTTAATATTTGGTTTCAGAACAAACGTTCAAGGCTGAAAAAGCTTGCGCAAGaggaggaagaaataaaggCAATGAAGAGCAGAGCAAAAGAGTCTTCCAAGTGCGATAAGAAAATACCTTTAGCACCCAAACGAGAATTAAAAAAGGATGAAGAAAACAATGCAGCAGGAACATCACGTCTACCACCAGTGATCTCGGCTCCTATCCAGAGTATGATGCCACCTGTTGGAGGTTTGCCAGTTTTCACCATCACAACCAAGAATGGTCCTGGTCCAGCTTCACCCGTTTTTACCAGTTTGCCTCAACTTGCTGTTCCTCTCATTCCGCAAAATACACTATTTGCAACAGTTCCACAGTCTGCATGTCTTCAAAATCATGACAAAGTTATGACTCCTTCAGCAGTAACATTGCCAACACTTGTCAGAGGAACAATTTCAGGAACAGCTAGATCCAAGTCAGTTAGACTTGCAGCAACACAATTGACGTCTCCTGATCCACCAAAGAGATTCAGATCTACCCCTGGGACAACAACATTCTCAGTTCCCTCCTTATTAGGATCATCATACTCCTGCAATGATAATGTAAGTTGA